From one Candidatus Parcubacteria bacterium genomic stretch:
- a CDS encoding glycosyltransferase family 39 protein, which yields MPHLARLPWYGVVTGVLFLLASFYAFYALTESPPTWYDEGLYIQVAQSIAERGEQTLQVAPGEFVSSGFITGGYPFLAPIALSLHTFGDTLFAARLPMALFILLFLLVAWRFAYDAFGRETAFLSLLLLATLPILYGNGKNVLGEVPGLFYMTLSLMFLWRIEAKNFTGAGLYIGAGLTAGLAVATKPFLLLFPAAIGLALLFRFRTITFRFKEILAAMIAFALPVSLWLYLQFGIGDKAGATLAYYANPYGIQSLGEIILANALRFFTEATPLYCGAFILLWLVSVIVRIFRGERILIAEWAALSFSLLVLAAYLRTAGWYRYLFPALVLALLFAPHNLKVLYEELRRFLPVFSSSLGPVLITGMVLVVGTLHLYQLNYSSWVAEHYRSTAAHELEAYFSEVPAGETLFVYNVPEAVPFIRTESYYQYIATTDTMVYGADTLELVKQGVPDRVIVTGADYAKHGELFIRYERVGNAGPYLSLARK from the coding sequence ATGCCTCATCTAGCTCGATTGCCGTGGTATGGGGTAGTGACAGGGGTTCTCTTCCTTCTGGCCTCTTTTTACGCCTTTTATGCGCTTACGGAGAGCCCGCCGACCTGGTATGACGAAGGCCTCTATATCCAGGTGGCTCAGTCTATAGCGGAGCGGGGAGAGCAGACGCTTCAGGTAGCTCCCGGGGAATTTGTCTCCTCTGGCTTCATCACCGGAGGCTATCCTTTCTTGGCGCCGATAGCGCTGTCGCTCCATACCTTCGGTGACACTCTTTTCGCGGCACGCCTGCCTATGGCGCTCTTCATCCTGCTCTTCCTCTTGGTAGCGTGGCGCTTCGCCTACGATGCGTTCGGTAGAGAGACGGCATTCCTTTCTCTTCTGCTCCTCGCTACACTGCCCATTCTCTACGGGAACGGCAAGAATGTGCTGGGTGAAGTTCCTGGCCTTTTCTACATGACCCTCTCGCTCATGTTCCTCTGGCGGATTGAAGCGAAGAATTTCACCGGAGCAGGTCTCTATATCGGAGCAGGTCTCACAGCAGGCCTTGCGGTCGCTACGAAGCCGTTCCTCCTTCTCTTCCCGGCAGCGATCGGACTCGCGCTCCTCTTCCGCTTCCGTACGATCACTTTCCGTTTCAAAGAAATATTGGCGGCGATGATTGCTTTCGCCTTACCCGTTTCGCTCTGGCTGTATCTCCAGTTCGGGATAGGGGACAAGGCGGGAGCGACGCTCGCGTACTATGCTAATCCTTACGGTATCCAATCACTCGGAGAGATCATCCTGGCGAACGCGTTGCGCTTCTTCACTGAAGCGACGCCACTCTACTGCGGAGCTTTCATTCTCCTGTGGCTGGTATCAGTTATCGTTCGCATTTTCCGCGGTGAGCGCATTCTTATTGCTGAGTGGGCGGCACTTTCCTTCTCTCTCCTCGTCCTTGCTGCCTATTTGCGTACGGCGGGTTGGTATCGCTACCTTTTCCCGGCATTGGTGCTCGCGCTTCTCTTTGCTCCGCATAACCTGAAAGTGCTCTACGAAGAACTCCGTCGCTTTCTACCTGTCTTTTCGAGTTCTTTGGGTCCCGTACTCATTACTGGCATGGTGCTTGTTGTGGGCACGCTGCACCTCTATCAACTCAATTACTCTTCCTGGGTAGCGGAGCATTATCGCAGTACTGCGGCGCATGAGCTGGAAGCATATTTCTCGGAAGTCCCGGCAGGAGAAACGTTATTCGTTTACAACGTACCAGAGGCAGTACCTTTCATTCGTACGGAGAGTTACTATCAATACATCGCTACTACGGACACAATGGTCTACGGCGCCGACACCCTTGAGCTGGTGAAGCAGGGGGTGCCGGACCGAGTGATCGTGACGGGGGCGGATTACGCCAAGCACGGAGAGCTTTTTATTCGCTATGAAAGGGTGGGGAACGCCGGTCCGTATCTCTCCCTTGCGAGAAAGTAA
- a CDS encoding glycosyltransferase family 47 protein — MKKVHIELISGQPHIPLLFPNLGTIDRPERLFTNDALQTLREPIVEIVEDPAIADYFLVPHDFYRIALEKEYFARVVARAEEHGKKILIFDYSDYDSPIEVPDSIVFRYSQYRYKKATNEIIAAPFVEDLGARGVALRAKGERPVVGFCGWADFDSLRRRLRYYARLLLVEAHALFQNSALRAHRPGLYFRRAALARLRDSALVVSNFLIRKTFSAHAHSITSDPQTARREYIENMVNSDFVLAPKGDGNYSMRFYEALSLGRIPLLIDTETELPLESEIDYSSFVLRVSYKDMDRLPQIVADFYAGLTEEEFKAMQERARAAFVEKLFGEAFLRYAFAHLL, encoded by the coding sequence ATGAAGAAGGTCCATATTGAACTCATTTCGGGCCAGCCGCATATTCCGCTGCTTTTCCCAAACTTAGGAACTATCGATCGTCCGGAGCGACTCTTCACTAATGACGCTTTGCAGACGCTCCGCGAGCCGATCGTGGAGATTGTGGAAGATCCCGCGATAGCGGACTATTTCCTAGTGCCACATGATTTCTATCGCATTGCCTTGGAGAAAGAATATTTCGCGCGCGTAGTGGCTCGTGCGGAAGAGCATGGGAAGAAGATACTGATCTTCGATTACAGCGATTACGATTCGCCGATCGAGGTGCCGGATTCGATCGTCTTCCGCTACTCCCAGTATCGCTACAAGAAAGCGACCAATGAGATCATTGCGGCGCCCTTTGTGGAAGATCTGGGTGCGCGTGGCGTCGCATTGCGCGCAAAGGGGGAGAGGCCTGTTGTAGGCTTTTGTGGTTGGGCGGATTTCGATTCTTTGCGCCGTCGCCTCCGCTATTATGCGCGGCTTCTTCTGGTGGAAGCACACGCGCTCTTCCAGAACTCCGCATTGCGCGCTCATCGCCCGGGGCTTTATTTCCGCCGAGCTGCGCTCGCGCGGCTGCGTGATTCCGCGCTAGTAGTTTCTAATTTTCTGATACGTAAGACTTTTTCCGCGCATGCGCACAGTATTACCTCCGATCCGCAGACGGCCCGTAGGGAATATATTGAGAACATGGTGAATTCTGATTTCGTACTCGCGCCTAAAGGGGATGGTAATTACTCGATGCGTTTCTACGAAGCGCTTTCCCTCGGTCGGATACCGCTTCTTATAGACACAGAGACGGAGCTTCCGCTTGAGAGCGAGATAGATTATTCCTCCTTCGTTCTACGAGTTTCTTATAAAGATATGGATCGATTGCCGCAGATCGTCGCGGATTTCTACGCGGGGCTAACAGAGGAGGAATTTAAAGCGATGCAGGAGCGAGCACGGGCAGCTTTCGTTGAGAAACTCTTCGGCGAGGCATTTCTACGGTATGCCTTTGCACACCTCCTCTAG
- a CDS encoding NUDIX domain-containing protein has product MRETQSAGGVVLNPQGEVLVVNQKGVSWSLPKGHIDDGEDALTTAKREIHEESGVTELEFVRDLGSYQRFKIGKDGKEDDQTELKTLIMFLFRTSQLELKPIDPHNPEARWVARDKVADLLTHPKDKEFFLKISGEI; this is encoded by the coding sequence ATGAGAGAAACCCAGAGCGCAGGTGGAGTAGTGCTGAACCCTCAGGGAGAAGTTCTAGTGGTGAATCAGAAAGGAGTCTCCTGGTCGCTCCCCAAGGGACATATTGATGACGGGGAAGATGCGCTCACTACAGCCAAGAGGGAGATTCACGAAGAGTCTGGTGTTACTGAGCTTGAATTTGTACGTGACCTCGGGAGCTATCAGCGCTTCAAGATTGGTAAGGACGGCAAGGAAGACGATCAGACGGAGTTGAAGACGCTAATAATGTTCTTGTTTAGGACGAGCCAGCTGGAGCTGAAGCCTATCGATCCGCATAATCCTGAAGCTAGATGGGTGGCTAGGGACAAGGTGGCAGATTTACTGACTCATCCTAAGGACAAAGAGTTTTTCTTAAAGATAAGCGGGGAGATATAA
- the murB gene encoding UDP-N-acetylmuramate dehydrogenase, protein MRLLSDVLLAPYTTFRIGGKADFFVEAATLSELEEACRFAASKNLPMFILGGGSNVLIADEGWRGLVIKMDMGGIRLEERDGVPLVRAGAGVSWDELVARTVEWGLWGLENLSGVPGSVGGAVVQNIGAYGAAISEVLESAEVLDTKSGQVRTFSVQDCSFDYRDSFFKHDGGAHIVLSASFALSRESQPNLSYKDLTVRFGESSPSLIDIREAVLQIRREKFPDLSKEGTAGSFFKNPILPKAEALALQARYPSMPLFDMPETAGVKVPAAWIMDKVLGLRGYALGRVRLFEKQAFVVVAEPGARAEEVRVLAEEVIRRVREECGIELEPEVRFIEK, encoded by the coding sequence ATGCGCCTTCTCTCTGACGTACTGCTTGCCCCCTATACCACCTTCCGCATCGGCGGGAAGGCTGATTTTTTCGTAGAAGCCGCTACTCTCTCGGAGCTCGAGGAGGCCTGCCGTTTTGCCGCGTCGAAGAATCTCCCTATGTTCATCCTCGGGGGCGGCTCCAACGTGCTCATCGCTGATGAAGGTTGGCGCGGATTGGTCATTAAGATGGATATGGGCGGCATACGCCTGGAGGAGAGAGATGGTGTTCCTCTCGTGCGTGCTGGTGCAGGCGTTTCCTGGGATGAGCTCGTCGCACGGACGGTCGAGTGGGGATTGTGGGGCTTGGAGAACCTCTCGGGTGTCCCTGGTTCGGTAGGAGGCGCGGTTGTTCAGAATATCGGCGCCTACGGAGCGGCTATCTCTGAAGTACTGGAGAGCGCTGAGGTACTCGATACGAAGAGTGGCCAGGTTCGCACTTTTTCAGTACAGGACTGCTCTTTCGATTACCGGGACAGTTTCTTCAAGCATGATGGCGGAGCGCACATCGTCCTTTCGGCTTCGTTCGCTCTCTCTCGGGAGTCGCAACCGAATCTTTCGTATAAGGATCTGACGGTGCGTTTTGGGGAGAGTTCTCCTTCTCTTATTGATATTCGCGAAGCGGTACTTCAAATCCGTCGTGAGAAGTTCCCGGATCTCTCCAAAGAGGGAACGGCGGGTTCTTTCTTCAAGAATCCCATATTGCCTAAGGCAGAAGCGCTGGCTCTCCAAGCTCGGTATCCCTCGATGCCTCTTTTTGATATGCCGGAGACTGCGGGTGTCAAAGTGCCGGCTGCTTGGATAATGGATAAGGTGCTGGGGTTACGCGGATATGCTTTAGGCCGCGTGCGTCTCTTTGAAAAACAAGCATTTGTTGTAGTTGCAGAGCCTGGTGCACGCGCGGAAGAGGTGCGAGTTCTTGCGGAAGAGGTGATACGACGCGTGCGTGAAGAGTGCGGTATCGAGCTTGAACCTGAAGTTCGCTTCATAGAGAAATAA
- a CDS encoding glycosyltransferase has translation MKLLYIANMRLPTEKAHGLQVTKMCEAFALLGHRVTLVVPWRFGRVEADPYEYYDVERNFRIVRVFSLDLIPHFGAVGFFIQVFTFAFSSFVYALFARPALIYGRDEVVLWGTTFLGLRTLWEVHTRKLNWFARSLLSRADTLVTISGGLRELLLKAGADDKKILVAHDGADPSKYAVPFDRDAWRLSKDIPLEAKVAAYVGAIHTMGEGKGVEEIIALFPEVLEREPDAFLLLTGMPEKDRAAVLALCEKAGVPLSNVRVDTDLRQREIIPYFRAADVHVMNFPFTEHYAYYMSPLKMFNYMASGVPMITTDLPSVREVLSEKEAVFIPPGDSDALLEALLRVLTGSEDVRERARAAEALFLTHYTWEERARVILDSPRSH, from the coding sequence ATGAAGCTTCTCTATATAGCGAACATGAGGCTCCCTACGGAGAAGGCTCATGGCCTTCAGGTTACCAAGATGTGTGAAGCCTTCGCTCTTTTGGGTCACAGAGTGACCTTAGTCGTACCCTGGCGCTTTGGACGAGTGGAGGCAGATCCTTATGAGTATTATGACGTAGAGCGGAACTTCCGCATCGTGCGCGTATTTTCGCTCGACCTCATCCCTCACTTCGGGGCCGTAGGTTTCTTCATCCAGGTATTTACTTTCGCGTTCTCTTCTTTTGTGTATGCGCTCTTCGCGCGCCCCGCCCTTATCTATGGTCGCGACGAAGTAGTTCTTTGGGGCACCACCTTCCTTGGCTTGAGGACGCTCTGGGAAGTGCATACACGCAAGCTCAACTGGTTCGCACGTTCGCTTCTTTCTCGCGCCGATACGCTCGTGACCATAAGCGGCGGCCTGCGGGAGCTTCTCCTTAAGGCGGGAGCGGATGATAAGAAAATATTAGTGGCACATGATGGCGCGGATCCTTCCAAATATGCAGTGCCTTTTGATCGCGATGCTTGGAGGCTGTCTAAAGACATTCCGCTGGAAGCCAAGGTGGCGGCTTACGTGGGAGCGATCCATACGATGGGAGAAGGGAAGGGCGTGGAGGAGATCATCGCCCTCTTCCCGGAAGTCCTAGAGAGAGAGCCCGATGCATTCCTCCTCCTTACCGGTATGCCGGAGAAGGATCGTGCAGCTGTGCTTGCTCTTTGTGAGAAGGCTGGGGTTCCGCTCTCGAATGTGCGCGTGGACACGGATCTGCGCCAGAGAGAGATCATCCCGTATTTTCGCGCAGCGGACGTACACGTGATGAACTTTCCGTTTACTGAGCACTATGCCTACTACATGTCACCCCTGAAGATGTTCAACTATATGGCGAGCGGCGTGCCTATGATTACTACCGACTTGCCCTCTGTTCGTGAGGTTCTTTCGGAGAAAGAGGCGGTCTTCATTCCGCCCGGGGATAGTGATGCTCTTCTTGAGGCTCTCCTTAGGGTGCTCACGGGTAGTGAAGATGTTCGCGAGAGGGCACGGGCGGCCGAAGCTTTATTCTTGACGCACTACACCTGGGAAGAACGCGCTCGTGTAATTCTAGATTCTCCTCGTTCTCACTAG
- a CDS encoding GtrA family protein — MTRHLQSSLWFGLLAGELIALFSLAVFGYLGAYRILGLSGGVFVIAALLWCLLVPLAMASGLKVLTLLPLPESFTRQFSRYGVIGVLNTLLSLTIFNSFMSVSGITEGYLITFFSIITFIAVITHAFLWNKFLVFQSENLSGTHREYTRFFLVSGATALINVVVISVLVNMVGPLWGISPKLWANMAVLSTVPISVFGNFFGYKFLVFKVHLI, encoded by the coding sequence ATGACACGCCATCTCCAATCCTCTCTCTGGTTCGGTCTCCTTGCGGGAGAGCTCATCGCGCTGTTCTCTTTGGCTGTTTTCGGATACTTGGGTGCCTATCGCATACTCGGCCTCTCCGGAGGGGTATTCGTCATCGCAGCGCTCCTGTGGTGCCTTTTAGTACCGCTCGCTATGGCTTCGGGTTTAAAGGTACTTACTCTTTTACCGCTGCCAGAATCCTTTACTCGTCAGTTCTCCCGCTATGGAGTAATAGGGGTACTCAACACTCTCCTTAGTCTGACCATATTTAATTCCTTCATGTCGGTGAGTGGTATCACGGAAGGGTATCTCATCACCTTTTTCTCTATAATTACCTTCATCGCCGTGATCACTCACGCCTTCCTCTGGAACAAGTTCTTAGTGTTTCAGTCCGAAAATCTATCCGGTACGCATCGCGAGTACACCCGCTTTTTCTTGGTTTCTGGTGCGACTGCCCTTATAAATGTCGTGGTGATTTCAGTTTTAGTGAACATGGTCGGTCCTCTCTGGGGGATATCCCCTAAGCTCTGGGCGAACATGGCTGTCCTAAGTACTGTTCCGATATCGGTCTTCGGCAACTTTTTCGGTTACAAATTCCTGGTATTCAAGGTTCACCTCATATGA
- a CDS encoding NUDIX domain-containing protein, producing MAHIHEKIDFVVTIWIVFENRVLMIFHKKAQLWLPVGGHVELDEDPEETLYREVKEECGLEIELIGDKRMEGYPTDSRRKLLPTPAYMDIHHFNDTHRHISLAYFARAKSDKMVLAEEEHDQIRWFTEEELEDPQYALIPEMKFLAREALKRAS from the coding sequence ATGGCTCATATACACGAGAAGATTGATTTTGTGGTGACGATATGGATCGTCTTTGAAAACCGCGTGCTTATGATTTTTCATAAGAAGGCTCAGCTCTGGCTTCCTGTCGGCGGGCACGTTGAACTCGACGAGGACCCGGAAGAGACATTGTATCGGGAGGTAAAAGAGGAATGCGGCCTTGAGATTGAGCTCATCGGAGACAAAAGGATGGAAGGATATCCTACGGATTCTCGCAGGAAGCTCCTGCCTACTCCTGCATACATGGATATCCATCATTTCAATGACACCCATCGGCATATCTCTCTGGCCTACTTTGCTCGCGCTAAGTCGGACAAGATGGTACTGGCAGAAGAGGAGCATGATCAGATTCGCTGGTTTACAGAAGAAGAGTTGGAAGATCCGCAGTACGCTCTCATTCCCGAGATGAAGTTTTTGGCTAGAGAGGCGCTGAAAAGGGCTTCCTAA
- a CDS encoding glycosyltransferase, whose translation MKKKILVVTPNFPYPSTGADEQERAAGIEMLITMGYEVRVIAKVTPKHDQTVGETRERLGIPIFPISYKGGSWHPHFGTWRYYAARLLNPFNWDGAAYEYRDPEIQRVLREQLDEFQPDLVWIDYTYLWPLYAPIRKRGIHIVTRSINFEPVHAVQEEGWSLYSLLTFPAKLMSECFAVWWSVAICAITPKEEKIYRLLGAKKAVILPLRSLPRLLSSGHSISSASPLHVFFLGSTYNVYHNSSALLFLLREVIPLMEKTAPGEFQFHILGSKVPEKFKGFFTSSAAHEGYVADLGAFLRTMDIAVIPSLMGAGMQQKIFEPLALGIPTVTSPRGLSQYPFEGGKHLLLAESAQDYVDRLLEMRDPALRARLSEQASLRSAELFSAERVEGAMKEALSVIL comes from the coding sequence ATGAAAAAGAAGATTCTCGTGGTTACGCCGAATTTTCCGTATCCCTCGACCGGCGCGGACGAGCAGGAGCGTGCCGCGGGCATAGAGATGCTCATCACTATGGGCTACGAGGTGCGCGTCATCGCCAAGGTGACGCCGAAACATGATCAGACAGTGGGGGAGACGCGTGAACGCCTCGGTATTCCTATCTTCCCGATTTCTTACAAGGGCGGCAGCTGGCATCCTCATTTCGGCACATGGCGCTACTACGCTGCGCGCCTCCTTAATCCGTTCAATTGGGATGGCGCAGCATATGAATACCGTGATCCGGAGATCCAGAGAGTCTTGCGGGAGCAGCTCGACGAATTTCAGCCCGATTTGGTATGGATAGACTATACCTATCTCTGGCCTCTCTATGCGCCCATACGGAAACGCGGCATCCACATCGTTACGCGTTCCATCAATTTCGAACCAGTACACGCAGTCCAGGAAGAGGGCTGGAGTCTTTACAGTCTCCTGACTTTTCCCGCCAAGCTCATGAGCGAATGCTTCGCTGTGTGGTGGAGCGTCGCGATCTGCGCCATCACACCTAAGGAAGAGAAGATCTACCGCCTTCTCGGAGCCAAGAAGGCCGTCATTCTTCCGCTCCGTTCTTTGCCGCGACTCCTTTCAAGCGGGCACAGTATTTCTTCGGCTTCTCCGCTCCATGTCTTCTTCCTTGGTTCGACGTATAACGTGTATCACAACAGCAGCGCGCTGCTCTTTCTTCTTCGGGAAGTAATTCCTCTCATGGAGAAGACTGCGCCAGGGGAATTCCAATTCCACATCCTCGGCAGCAAGGTGCCGGAGAAATTTAAGGGATTCTTTACTTCGTCTGCGGCACACGAGGGCTATGTAGCCGACCTCGGTGCGTTCCTCCGGACCATGGATATCGCGGTGATCCCTTCGCTCATGGGGGCGGGGATGCAGCAGAAGATATTTGAGCCGCTGGCGCTTGGCATCCCTACAGTCACGTCTCCTCGTGGACTATCCCAATATCCTTTCGAGGGAGGTAAGCATCTCCTCCTTGCAGAGAGCGCGCAGGACTATGTAGACCGGCTCTTAGAGATGCGCGATCCAGCTTTGCGTGCACGACTCTCGGAACAGGCTTCGCTCCGCTCTGCCGAGCTCTTTTCTGCTGAACGCGTCGAAGGAGCGATGAAAGAAGCACTCTCTGTAATTCTATGA
- the secA gene encoding preprotein translocase subunit SecA, with translation MFSWLQSLTDGNARKVSGLAPAVATINALEAEIASLPDGALRDKTAALRVRAEGGEDLDILLPEAFALVREAGKRTLGQRHFDAQLMGGQVLHRRGIAEMRTGEGKTLVATLPVYLNALAGKGVHVVTVNDYLSRRDAVWMGQIYSFLGLSVGVIAHDSSFLYDPNHRDLDKERDAEGSFRIVSEFLRPVTRREAYQADITYGTNSEFGFDYLRDNLEYEQSKLRQRGHHYAVVDEIDSILIDEARTPLIISAPTSDSEQLYHTFAGIASRLTKEEDFTVDEKRRQIVLTDSGITKAEKLLGVENIYTEGGVKFVHHLETAVRAKALFTKDKEYVVKDGEVVIVDEFTGRLQPGRRWSEGLHQAVEAKEGVSVQKESRTFASITYQNYFRLYKKLSGMTGTAMTSTEEFYKVYGLDVVAIPTNRPAIRKDHNDLIFQTEQGKFRAVARHIKELSAKGQPVLIGTVSIEKNELLSAYLRQEGVPHTILNAKNHEKEGEIIAQAGRKSAVTIATNMAGRGVDIKLGGNPATAEEYEEVKTLGGLFVLGTERHEARRIDNQLRGRSGRQGDPGETQFFVSLEDDLMRVFASDTIKKMMGRFGIPEDEPIENGLITRSLEAAQTKIEGFHFDSRKHVLEFDDVLNHQRTSIYSRRHRLLTGSVEEISEEVAMLSAGDAEFEAAIEKRKEEIGVDAFCEGARRLLLQTIDMFWVDHLEQMEYLRDSVNLRAYGQRDPLVEYKKEGLRLFKTLEMSIDDEARKLLVHVTSGAFREAENTRLREVHEQAVRIGAEDGSGAALPSSAITPEGDRIGRNDPCPCGSGKKWKKCGDLNTEEHQRLMAGKK, from the coding sequence ATGTTTTCCTGGCTCCAGAGTCTCACTGACGGAAATGCCCGCAAAGTAAGCGGTTTGGCCCCTGCCGTGGCTACAATCAACGCTCTAGAGGCGGAGATAGCATCCCTGCCTGACGGAGCCCTGCGGGACAAGACGGCCGCGCTCCGGGTCCGTGCCGAGGGGGGAGAGGATCTTGATATTCTCCTGCCGGAGGCTTTTGCACTCGTGCGGGAGGCGGGCAAGCGTACCCTGGGCCAGCGTCACTTCGATGCGCAGCTCATGGGAGGACAAGTCCTTCATCGCCGCGGCATCGCGGAGATGCGCACTGGCGAGGGTAAGACGCTTGTGGCGACGCTTCCGGTATATCTCAATGCTTTGGCGGGCAAAGGCGTGCACGTGGTCACGGTGAACGACTATCTCTCTCGTCGTGACGCAGTGTGGATGGGACAGATCTATTCCTTCCTGGGGCTCTCTGTCGGCGTGATCGCGCACGACTCTTCTTTTCTCTATGATCCCAATCATCGCGATCTCGACAAGGAGCGTGATGCAGAAGGCTCGTTTCGTATCGTGAGCGAATTCCTACGTCCGGTGACTCGCCGCGAGGCCTACCAGGCTGATATCACTTATGGCACCAATAGCGAGTTTGGTTTCGACTATCTCCGCGACAATTTGGAATATGAGCAGAGCAAGCTTCGCCAGAGGGGGCACCACTATGCGGTGGTGGACGAGATCGACTCCATCCTCATCGACGAGGCACGTACTCCGCTCATCATCTCCGCACCCACCTCGGACTCCGAGCAGCTCTATCACACCTTTGCAGGCATCGCTTCGCGCCTCACTAAAGAGGAGGATTTTACAGTGGATGAGAAGCGTCGCCAGATCGTGCTCACGGATTCCGGCATCACCAAAGCCGAGAAGCTCCTTGGTGTGGAGAATATCTATACGGAAGGAGGGGTGAAATTTGTACACCATCTAGAGACCGCGGTGCGGGCCAAGGCGCTCTTTACTAAGGACAAGGAGTATGTGGTCAAGGATGGGGAAGTAGTCATTGTGGATGAGTTCACTGGGCGCCTACAGCCAGGCCGCCGATGGTCTGAGGGGCTCCATCAGGCAGTCGAAGCTAAAGAGGGTGTCTCTGTGCAGAAAGAGTCTCGTACCTTTGCTTCCATCACCTACCAGAACTATTTCAGGCTCTACAAGAAGCTCTCGGGCATGACGGGTACGGCCATGACCTCTACTGAGGAGTTCTACAAGGTCTACGGCCTCGATGTGGTAGCTATTCCCACTAATCGTCCGGCTATCCGCAAGGATCACAACGACCTCATCTTCCAGACGGAACAGGGTAAGTTCCGTGCAGTGGCTCGCCATATCAAGGAACTCTCCGCCAAAGGGCAGCCGGTCCTCATCGGCACCGTCTCCATCGAGAAGAACGAGCTCCTCTCCGCATATCTCCGACAGGAAGGCGTGCCGCATACCATCCTCAACGCCAAGAACCACGAAAAGGAGGGTGAGATCATCGCTCAGGCGGGACGCAAGAGCGCAGTGACCATCGCTACCAACATGGCAGGCCGCGGCGTGGACATCAAACTGGGAGGGAACCCGGCGACAGCCGAGGAGTACGAGGAGGTCAAAACGCTCGGAGGTCTTTTTGTTCTCGGTACGGAGCGTCACGAGGCGCGCCGTATCGACAACCAGTTGCGCGGCCGTTCCGGCCGTCAGGGTGATCCTGGCGAGACACAGTTCTTCGTTTCTCTTGAGGACGACCTCATGCGCGTGTTTGCTTCCGATACCATCAAGAAGATGATGGGCCGCTTCGGCATCCCGGAGGACGAACCTATCGAGAACGGTCTCATCACCCGCTCGCTCGAAGCAGCGCAGACTAAGATCGAAGGTTTCCACTTCGACTCTCGTAAGCACGTGCTCGAATTCGATGATGTGCTCAATCACCAGCGCACCTCCATCTACTCCCGCCGTCATCGTCTCTTGACCGGATCTGTAGAGGAGATATCCGAAGAGGTGGCCATGCTCTCTGCGGGAGACGCCGAGTTCGAGGCGGCTATAGAGAAGAGGAAGGAGGAGATCGGAGTGGATGCTTTCTGCGAAGGCGCACGCCGGCTTCTCCTCCAGACCATCGATATGTTCTGGGTGGATCACTTGGAGCAGATGGAATACCTCAGGGACAGTGTCAATTTGCGCGCCTACGGCCAGCGTGACCCCTTGGTTGAGTACAAAAAGGAGGGTCTACGCCTTTTCAAGACTCTGGAGATGTCCATCGACGATGAGGCTCGCAAGCTCCTGGTACACGTGACCTCTGGCGCTTTCCGTGAGGCTGAGAATACGCGTCTCCGCGAAGTACACGAGCAAGCCGTGCGCATTGGTGCAGAAGACGGCTCCGGCGCTGCTCTGCCGTCTTCTGCCATCACGCCTGAGGGAGACAGGATTGGCCGCAACGATCCTTGTCCGTGCGGATCGGGCAAGAAGTGGAAGAAGTGCGGAGATTTGAATACCGAAGAGCATCAGCGCTTGATGGCAGGGAAGAAATAA
- the pyrF gene encoding orotidine-5'-phosphate decarboxylase yields MVRILTSPERLIVAADFKPPRPEAGANWVGSQVLRLADTLAGTDVCIKINSALRACGHDLLEELHSRGLRTFADYKLNDIPETMRTDAELLQPCAPSLLTTMCGSGPAGMRAVCEVLPQTDVLGVTMLTSLSEDDSLSLFGRGLREMVMKLALNAAAAGVAGLVASSAEAAFLKEGFGGKFSIVTPGIRPKWAEVEGDDQNPLRVKTPLEAIRAGADRIVVGRPIIQDKYPRDAVKRTLEEIESAVR; encoded by the coding sequence ATGGTTAGGATACTCACTTCTCCTGAGCGGCTGATCGTAGCCGCTGACTTCAAACCTCCTCGTCCGGAAGCGGGGGCGAACTGGGTGGGATCTCAGGTGCTGCGGCTCGCGGACACGCTTGCTGGCACGGATGTCTGCATCAAGATCAATTCCGCACTTCGTGCCTGCGGTCACGATCTTCTGGAAGAACTTCACTCAAGGGGTCTCCGTACGTTCGCGGACTACAAGCTCAACGATATCCCGGAGACCATGCGTACCGACGCTGAACTTCTGCAGCCGTGCGCTCCTTCTCTTTTGACAACGATGTGCGGCAGTGGTCCCGCAGGGATGCGTGCTGTCTGTGAGGTGCTTCCTCAGACGGATGTGCTCGGTGTGACCATGCTCACCAGTCTTTCGGAGGATGACTCCTTGTCGTTGTTTGGGCGGGGACTGCGTGAGATGGTGATGAAGTTGGCGTTGAACGCTGCGGCAGCCGGCGTCGCCGGACTGGTCGCTTCTTCCGCGGAGGCAGCTTTTCTCAAGGAAGGCTTCGGCGGCAAGTTCTCGATCGTTACTCCCGGCATTCGTCCTAAATGGGCGGAGGTCGAGGGCGATGACCAGAATCCGCTGCGGGTTAAGACTCCGCTTGAAGCGATTCGTGCAGGGGCTGACCGTATCGTCGTTGGGCGTCCGATCATTCAGGACAAGTATCCTCGCGATGCGGTGAAGCGGACGCTCGAGGAGATCGAATCAGCGGTTCGCTGA